A single Plasmodium yoelii strain 17X genome assembly, chromosome: 10 DNA region contains:
- a CDS encoding 6-cysteine protein P41, putative, producing the protein MKGLLIYTFIFLLKQLSVHSEEYVCDFRAKNYLYDNKDMSYCTINAKPFDKITYVCPNKIGAQCFHNVNTSNNIETSLESSKIHINYLLYGSTIYKDTLIVPPTVTQSVTFYCFCSLETDISDKNLKPQKFEGIGNHNGNITLGEKVKLETPISRALFKLTKYKDLMEQGVEEDDDDTIIEVEPEPEPEPEPEPEAKPEATKVKPKIVKVKYKTIKGTAGTNKGTSETAKAKTETTKAKPETTKTEPEAAKAESEAAKVEPVKKKKYGVMKVTVQKTYNVIKGCDFGSDSTKYFTNPLANSKNSNTKLCQINAKPGETIGFKCIQETNGYVEPSDCFDNVYVKDYKTSLKTIIPGYTSYSSKAGSTTAFYLKLPHLITKPYTFNCKCRSYNHNNDSYTFQVNVESGESDLIKNSFN; encoded by the coding sequence atgaaAGGCTTACTAATATACACattcatttttcttttaaaacaattgagtgttcattcAGAAGAATATGTTTGCGATTTTAGagcaaaaaattatttatatgacaATAAGGATATGTCATATTGTACTATTAATGCAAAACCATTTGATAAAATTACATATGTATGCCCAAATAAAATAGGAGCACAATGTTTTCATAATGTAAATACATCAAATAATATCGAAACCAGTTTGGAATCTTCCAAAATCCACATAAATTACTTATTATATGGATCGACAATATATAAAGATACTCTTATTGTCCCTCCAACAGTTACACAAAGTGTTACATTCTATTGCTTTTGTAGTTTAGAAACTGATATTTCAGACAAAAACTTGAAGCCACAAAAATTTGAAGGAATTGGTAATCATAATGGAAATATAACATTAGGAGAAAAAGTAAAGCTCGAAACTCCTATATCAAGAGCTTTATTTAAACTAACTAAATATAAAGATTTAATGGAGCAAGGAGTCGAAGAAGATGACGATGATACTATAATTGAAGTGGAACCTGAACCTGAGCCTGAACCTGAGCCTGAACCTGAGGCCAAACCTGAGGCTACTAAAGTAAAACCTAAAATTGTTAAAGTCAAATATAAGACAATTAAAGGAACAGCTGGAACTAATAAAGGAACAAGTGAGACTGCTAAAGCCAAAACTGAGACTACTAAAGCCAAACCTGAGACTACTAAAACCGAACCTGAAGCTGCTAAAGCCGAATCTGAGGCTGCTAAAGTCGAAcctgttaaaaaaaaaaaatatggtgTAATGAAAGTTACAGTTCAAAAAACTTATAATGTAATAAAAGGATGTGACTTTGGTAGCGATTCTActaaatattttactaaCCCATTGGCAAATAGCAAAAATTCAAATACTAAATTGTGCCAAATAAATGCAAAACCTGGAGAAACTATTGGATTTAAATGTATACAAGAGACAAATGGATATGTAGAACCTTCTGATTGTTTCGATAATGTGTATGTCAAAGATTATAAAACAAGTTTAAAAACTATTATTCCAGGATATACATCGTATTCAAGTAAAGCTGGTTCTACAACTGCTTTTTACTTAAAATTGCCTCATTTAATAACCAAACCATACACATTTAACTGTAAATGTAGATCATATAATCACAATAATGATTCTTACACTTTTCAAGTAAATGTAGAATCAGGAGAAAGTGATTTAATTAAAAACTCTTTTAATTGA
- a CDS encoding ATP-dependent RNA helicase mitochondrial precursor, with the protein MTSSIYVDNVKRLIESSYEKLVNSNLLSEAKNEIDNDIKVNQNINNEKSSKDVIKSDKKGDENNEKDSEDCDKLEDEKKVEEVRSTLSSNCRIIKIKDDEIEISKWNSLKSNPINEYIIKALINTFNFKTFLPCQSCILEYSLLYKNGSNSFLTGDIYIEVPTGLGKTLCYIITILDYFLCKKDNSFFCLILTATEELVQQILKVINKFNIPNLKCQDININKFYSNIYFDEPVHNTFENCNIIVTTTNKFELLFYSNEYLFKDLKFLIIDEVDKIVSLDKTNINSLVNSLTKIVEKNQNASNNLYRPKYFLQKYLVSATLCKVADNLMPLNLYRPIFFYYILSHARNDEFYYFTKNKNKKIYHLIALIQELPYDDRLSMLVFCNEEKTSHLLFRYLTVYFSYTNTANYKINEYNRNLSSKRKKIILNKFLSNKINILICTNSIARGLDSVNLNYVVNFDIPMHYNVLIHRIGRLSRHNSQKGTVYHFIKKSEKKIVIKSGKRRNVKNIKKLKFKKMKLKEIRSNIMEIKPLINNVISKEQLNIINQSKVYHYDDLIKLNL; encoded by the exons ATGACAAGTAGCATATATGTAGATAATGTAAAAAGGTTAATTGAAAGTAGCTATGAGAAACTTGTGAATTCGAATCTTTTAAGTGAAGCGAAAAATGAGATAGATAATGACATAAAAGTTaatcaaaatattaataacgAGAAAAGTAGCAAGGATGTGATAAAAAGTGACAAGAAAggtgatgaaaataatgagaAAGATAGTGAAGACTGTGACAAGTTAGAAGACGAAAAAAAGGTCGAAGAAGTAAGGAGTACGTTAAGTTCGAACtgtagaataataaaaataaaggacGATGAAATAGAGATATCAAAATGGAACAGTTTGAAAAGCAATccaataaatgaatatataataaaagcaTTGATTAAtacttttaattttaaaacatttttaccTTGCCAAAGTTGTATATTAgaatattcattattatataaaaatggatcGAACTCGTTTTTAACtggtgatatatatattgaagTCCCCACAGGATTAGGGAAAACATTATGCTatattataacaatattagattattttttatgtaaaaaggataattcatttttttgtttgatATTAACAGCAACTGAAGAATTAGTACAACAAATTTTAAAagtgataaataaatttaatataccAAATTTAAAATGccaagatataaatataaataagttttattctaacatatattttgatgAGCCTGTTCATAACACTTTTGAGAATTgtaatattattgttacaactacaaataaatttgaattattattttatagcaatgaatatttatttaaagatttaaaatttttaattattgatGAAGTAGATAAAATAGTGTCTTTAGATAAAACCAATATAAATAGTTTAGTTAACTCATTAACAAAAATTGTAGAAAAAAATCAGAATgcatcaaataatttatatagaCCAAAATATTTTCTCCAGAAATATTTAGTATCTGCTACTTTATGTAAGGTTGCAGATAATTTAATGCCTTTAAATTTGTATAGgccgatttttttttattatatattaagtCACGCTAGAAACGACgaattttactattttaccaaaaacaaaaataaaaagatatatCATTTGATTGCACTCATTCAAGAGCTACCTTATGATG ATCGCCTAAGTATGTTGGTATTTTGTAACGAAGAAAAAACATCACACCTTCTTTTTCGATATTTAACTGTATATTTCAGTTATACAAATACagcaaattataaaattaatgaatataatcgTAATTTATCATCGAAAAggaagaaaattatattaaacaAGTTTTtaagtaataaaataaatatactaatATGTACGAATTCTATTGCACGAGGTTTAGATTCggtaaatttaaattatgttGTAAATTTTGACATTCCAATGCATTATAATGTATTGATACATAGAATTGGAAGACTTTCCAG ACACAACAGTCAGAAAGGAACTGTGTaccattttattaaaaaatcgGAGAAAAAAATTGTGATCAAATCAGGAAAACGaagaaatgtaaaaaatataaagaaattaaaatttaaaaaaatgaaattaaaggAAATTAGAAGTAATATCATGGAAATCAAACCgttaataaataatgtaaTAAGTAAAGaacaattaaatataataaaccaATCCAAAGTTTATCATTACGatgatttaataaaattgaatttgtaa
- a CDS encoding protein transport protein Sec24B, putative, which produces MMPNKNQNLNQSNSNNLNNNLRDNAHNSYNNSNNQMDKSETHLMSINPNEVKNDINPFFDNSNKGNYNDDIKLAPDNRNANVVNRDNNKNMLFRENITSNKNNENYENGFNNNIINNAKNINNNIKHFENNTSNTRLNDQIHGERNVSKVENDYINRNNNISVSSNNNIEGSNPPKGGNDIYTETTYIPNNWNNFSTQNGLNYSNMGTNNNEINSMNNYNYKVNENIQPKQDYTQTYNYPTSNYNNNMEYNNVNQLGSNSVFRNSNIPPASQMPSNLNTGNVINSVPVYNYPNNNRELAFNSSQNTPNNSQKYQANQYSNQVHQYSNHKGAFNYQEPSVLGQQSPFSNTPFLGSSNGIRTNETTPKAMNRRYSNNANNDKCDNDSEESSSDESSSDHEKGVTDKGEEIFTLIKKTYNRIDMNKIPRPIINFQDKKNKKCLKIFETCKYISPPSFYQPFISVDTGKADPRFIKSTLYQIPSFSETLNLSRIPFGIIVNPFACLNDGENVYKVYMKDIINDKEENVEILRCPKCFSYIHGTMLEDLGKKFICVFCDAEILIDENVLFDIYQYNEKITHMQNDKHNFISPLLKGSVDIMIPSKYYTNSNNLKLSYTSLNKNVNQAASIITNKIMSITKQISNTLVSNDSKNLNNQSRSLLFSENEINYNASGGVLTEGGERDSSGFIGMPRNYINEKNINNNETIMNENTNFRLDEIKNLLDEKKGETYETISKRNSILSKYKQIKNMLPPYFVFVIDCSYNAIYNNITYTVLEGIKYAVKNVTCPKTKIAIITYSNSLFFFNCKYLDGGNGKTTECAENADPNNTPYHNENTQNDKYFKNQLIVMSDIDDPFVPLSHDDIFLSCVDEFDKINNLIDTIKTLCPKMQAYGSCGNSALKVAIEILKERNGVGSISMFYASTPNCGIGAINEIKRTKQENLFEVQQKSFYDSMLLDLYNYNISTDVFIISANNTRICVPTLQYVAQNTGGKILFLENFIWQKDYKEIYMNIKDILTSENIAYCCELKLRYSQNISVKKLLCCNNNFNSIISVDTIKIPKIRHDQTFAFLLNYSDISESKKQLYIQCACIYTNLNGDRYVRLHTTHMNVTSSLSTAFRYTDAETLMNILIKQLCMDVLHNENYSKNIIDNLTDILFSYRINCASSAHSGQLILPDTLKLLPLFTSCILKHNIVKKEVLPDLKIYNLIKLLSMPIIPSLMFVYPITYIIHIKGKTNEIDSMSIDDELFIPRVIPSSGEKIYSNGIYLIDVCTHFYLFFGYHSDMEFASDIYGDIPTNENCINLTLTNSPNAKKFERIIMNLSKFHHSNQFVPIVIVPPNETADPRILSLCVEDKAEKEYSYVNFLCFIHKLVHKKIDEL; this is translated from the exons ATGATGCcaaataaaaatcaaaatttaaatcaaaGCAATTCAAACAATTTGAATAATAACCTTAGAGACAATGCACATAATAGTTataataatagcaataatCAGATGGATAAATCAGAAACTCATTTAATGTCAATAAATCCAAACGAagttaaaaatgatataaatccCTTTTTTGACAATTCAAATAAAGGGAATtataatgatgatataaaatTAGCACCAGATAATAGAAATGCAAATGTAGTAAATCGagataacaataaaaatatgttatttcGAGAAAATATAAcgagtaataaaaataatgaaaactATGAGAACGGAtttaacaataatattattaacaatgcaaaaaatataaataataatataaaacattttgAAAACAATACAAGTAACACACGCTTAAATGACCAAATACATGGAGAAAGAAATGTTTCCAAAGTCGAAAATGACTATATTAATAGAAATAACAACATTAGTGTaagtagtaataataatatcgaAGGTAGCAATCCTCCAAAAGGAggtaatgatatttatacaGAAACAACCTATATACCAAATAATTGGAATAATTTTAGCACACAAAATGGTCTTAATTACTCAAACATGGGAACAAATaacaatgaaataaattcCATGAATAACTATAATTATAAagtaaatgaaaatattcaaCCAAAACAAGATTATACACAAACATATAACTATCCAACAagtaattataataataatatggaatataataatgtgaATCAATTGGGCAGTAATAGTGTTTTCAGAAACAGTAATATTCCTCCGGCATCTCAGATGCCATCAAATTTGAACACAGGAAACGTGATAAATTCAGTTCCTGTATATAATTACCCGAATAATAACAGGGAATTAGCTTTTAACAGTTCTCAAAATACGCCTAATAATAGCCAAAAATATCAAGCCAATCAATATAGTAATCAAGTACATCAATACTCTAATCATAAAGGTGCATTTAATTATCAAGAACCTAGTGTTTTAGGGCAACAAAGTCCATTTAGTAATACACCATTTCTGGGTAGTTCGAATGGCATAAGAACAAATGAGACGACCCCTAAAGCTATGAATAGAAGATATTCTAATAATGCAAACAATGATAAATGTGATAATGATTCTGAAGAAAGTTCAAGTGATGAATCGAGCAGTGATCATGAAAAGGGAGTAACTGATAAAGGAGAAGAAATATTTACATTAATTAAAAAGACTTATAATCGTATAGATATGAATAAAATTCCAAGAccaataataaattttcaagataaaaagaataaaaaatgtttaaaaatatttgaaacatgtaaatatatatctcCGCCATCTTTTTATCAACCTTTTATTTCAGTGGATACAGGAAAAGCAGATCCACGTTTTATAAAAAGTACACTATATCAAATTCCTTCATTTTCTGAAACCTTAAACTTATCTAGAATACCATTTGGTATTATTGTCAATCCATTTGCTTGTTTAAACGATGGAGAAAATGTCTATAAAGTTTATATGAAGGATATAATTAAtgataaagaagaaaatgttGAAATTTTGAGGTGCCCTAAATGCTTTAGTTATATACATGGTACAATGTTAGAAGATTTaggaaaaaaatttatatgtgTTTTTTGTGATGCAGAAATTTTAATTGAtgaaaatgtattatttgatatatatcaatataatgaaaaaattacaCATATGCAAAATGATAAGCATAATTTCATTTCTCCATTATTAAAAGGGTCTGTAGATATTATGATACCATCTAAGTATTATAcgaattcaaataatttaaaattaagttatacttcattaaataaaaatgtaaatcaAGCAGcatctattattactaataaGATTATGTCTATAACTAAACAAATATCAAATACGTTAGTTTCGAATGACTcaaaaaatttgaataatCAATCAAGAAGTTTATTATTtagtgaaaatgaaataaactACAACGCAAGTGGGGGTGTTTTAACAGAAGGGGGAGAAAGAGATTCTAGTGGGTTTATAGGCATGCCACgtaattatattaatgaaaaaaatataaataataatgaaacgATAATGAatgaaaatacaaattttagattagatgaaattaaaaatttattagatgaaaaaaaaggagaaaCATATGAAACTATAAGTAAAAGAAATTctatattatcaaaatataaacagataaaaaatatgttaccaccatattttgtttttgttattgattgttcatataatgctatatataataatattacttACACTGTATTAGAGGGAATTAAATACGCTGTAAAAAATGTCACATGTCCCAAAACAAAGATAGCTATCATTACATATAGCAATTCATTGTTTTTCTTCAACTGCAAATATTTAGATGGTGGAAATGGAAAAACCACTGAGTGTGCAGAAAATGCAGATCCAAATAATACTCCATATCATAATGAAAATACCCAAAATGacaaatatttcaaaaatcAATTAATTGTGATGAGCGATATAGATGATCCATTTGTTCCACTTTCCCATGATGACATATTTTTAAGTTGTGTTGATgaatttgataaaattaataaccTAATAGATACAATTAAAACACTATGTCCTAAAATGCAAGCATATGGGTCATGTGGAAATAGTGCTTTAAAGGTTGCTATCGAAATACTAAAGGAACGAAATGGTGTTGGAAGTATATCTATGTTTTATGCTAGTACACCTAATTGCGGTATAGGGGCTATcaatgaaataaaaagaacGAAACAAGAGAATTTGTTCGAAGTTCAACAAAAAAGTTTTTATGATTCTATGTTATtagatttatataattataatataagtacagatgtatttattatttcagcAAATAATACTAGGATTTGTGTTCCAACATTACAATATGTTGCTCAAAATACTGGaggaaaaatattatttttagaaaatttTATATGGCAAAAAGATTATAAAGaaatttatatgaatataaaagatatattaaCATCGGAAAATATTGCATATTGCTGTGAATTAAAATTAAGATATTCCCAAAATATTTCTGTAAAAAAACTACTTtgttgtaataataattttaattcaaTAATTAGTGTTGACACTATTAAAATACCAAAAATACGACATGATCAAACATTTgcctttttattaaattattcaGATATTTCAGAATCGAAAAAAcaactatatatacaatgtgcatgtatatataccaATTTAAACGGTGATAGATATGTACGTTTACATACTACGCACATGAACGTAACATCGTCACTTAGTACTGCTTTTAGGTATACTGACGCCGAAACTTTGATGAATATACTAATTAAGCAATTATGTATGGACGTTTTGCACAATgaaaattattcaaaaaatatcattGACAATTTGACGGACATTCTGTTTTCCTACAGAATAAAT tgcGCCTCCTCTGCCCATTCGGGACAGCTAATATTGCCGGATACACTAAAATTATTACCCTTATTTACTTCCTGTATTTTAAAGCATAATATTGTAAAGAAAGAAGTATTACCTGatctaaaaatatacaatttaaTAAAGCTTTTGTCAATGCCAATAATACCATCGCTTATGTTTGTTTATCCTATAACATAcataattcatataaaagGGAAAACAAATGAAATTGATTCAATGAGCATTGATGACgaattatttatacctcgAGTTATACCTTCTAGTGGTGaaaaaatttattcaaaTGGAATATATTTGATTGATGTTTGTACACATTTTTACCTCTTCTTTGGTTATCATTCGGATATGGAGTTTGCTTCGGAT ATTTATGGGGATATCCCAACAAATGAAAATTGCATCAATTTAACCCTAACGAACAGTCCTAATGCGA aaaaATTTGAGCGTATTATTATGAACTTGAGCAAATTTCATCACTCCAACCAATTTGTTCCCATAGTAATAGTTCCACCGAA CGAAACTGCTGATCCGCGAATTTTGTCTTTATGTGTCGAAGATAAGGCTGAGAAGGAATACAGCTATGTAAATTTTTTGTGTTTTATTCATAAATTagttcataaaaaaattgacgAATTGTAG
- a CDS encoding ag-1 blood stage membrane protein homologue has translation MFGTKFIFNIIKNKFNSLSTKCVKYVIKSYKRTCPHISDFEPFASMYYFSGLHNYRSFYLLVKINEIFNINKYKHIYIIFSTDKYDFQTDDISTNKKNRIHIDQRADIKIRQCDETLKIDLFTKKLTKKIHIGEVKIDINSSIVEKSFPKNEWFVCFKDGQEVCKIQMSFYRIPKYARPNECLFIQDGLEIWKNKPKGANKKTINLYNIDKKFDDNDENLLLLDNNTDINEISLMQKLRLISFVLEQEIFVFDFYAYVSKYMSAKEIMGEWFLCFLCFKDNVDYDSINIETIIERNIHRDINIPILNIQRIVIDKNNNTNASIIYTYENEKYNLSIHSENNLSYIIDAITIFTNELKVLKESYGEKFNARKNIIMQEATMKKLMGKRRVSSPRYRRSLPKSTHKMIKEMYAEKNSYEDIQKKKNNFLNDILLENGSTGMVDTTNESLKDEIVESKLDKEIDILSGPPTDALIEAMRNKEPGIKQEILND, from the exons atgttCGGAActaaattcatttttaatattatcaaaaataaatttaatagtTTATCGACAAAATGtgtaaaatatgttataaaaagttataaaaGAACATGTCCTCATATAAGTGATTTCGAACCATTTG cTTCTATGTATTACTTCAGCGGTTTACATAATTATAGAAGCTTTTATCTGTTAGTAAAAATCAACgagatatttaatataaacaaatacaagcatatatatataatatttagtaCAGATAAATACGATTTTCAAACGGATG atATTTCTacgaacaaaaaaaatagaatccATATTGACCAAAGAGCggatataaaaataaggcAATGCGACGAAACATTAAAAATTGatttatttacaaaaaaattaacaaaaaaaattcatattgGTGAAGTAAAAATAGATATTAATTCAAGCATTGTTGAGAAATCATTTCCTAAAAATGAATG GTTTGTCTGTTTCAAGGATGGGCAAGAAGTTTGTAAAATACAAATGTCCTTTTATCGaa tTCCAAAATATGCACGCCCCAATGAGTGTCTTTTTATACAAGATGGATTAGAAATATGGAAGAATAAACCAAAAGGTGCCAATAAGAAGactataaatttatacaatattgataaaaaatttgatgataatgatgaaaacTTATTACTTCTAGATAATAATACG GATATTAACGAAATAAGTTTGATGCAAAAACTTAGATTAATAAGTTTTGTATTAGAACAAGAAATCTTTGTGTTTGATTTTTACGCATATGTTTCGAAGTACATGTCAGCAAAGGAAATTATGg GAGAGTGGTTCTTATGCTTCTTATGCTTTAAAGACAACGTAGATTATGATTCTATAAATATTGAAACAATAATAGAAAGAAATATCCATAGAGATATAAACATACCTATACTGAACATACAGAGAATTgttattgataaaaataataatacaaatgctagtattatttatacatatgaaaatgaaaaatataatttaagcATTCATTCAGAGAATAATctttcttatattattgatgcgataacaatttttacaaacgaa CTAAAAGTTCTAAAGGAATCTTATGGAGAAAAATTTAATGcacgaaaaaatataataatgcaagAAGCAACTATGAAAAAACTAATGG GAAAAAGAAGAGTATCTTCCCCCCGATATCGACGTAGCTTACCGAAAAGTACCCACAAAATGATTAAAGAAATGTATGCCGAAAAAAATAGTTACGAAGATAtccaaaagaaaaaaaacaatttccTAAATGATATATTACTAGAAAATGGTTCTACTGGTATGGTAGATACAACGAACGAATCTCTGAAAGATGAAATCGTCGAATCAAAATTAGACAAAGAAATAGATATACTAAGTGGACCCCCCACGGATGCACTAATAGAAGCAATGCGTAACAAAGAACCAGGAATAAAACAAGAAATTCTGAATGATTAA